A window of the Mesorhizobium opportunistum WSM2075 genome harbors these coding sequences:
- a CDS encoding extracellular solute-binding protein, which yields MGRVLVWLITAISFLTLPQPALSAPKYAIAMQGEPALPPDYTHFSYVNPDAPKGGSITYCVVGSFDNLNPFILKSLRTTARGMMDTIFGNLVFEPLMQRSADEAFTLYGLLADSADMDPERKSIEFHLNPKAKWSDGQPVTPEDVLFTYDAYTQKGRPPYSDRMARIAKLEKTGDHSVRFTFNDKADREFPLIIALTPIIPRHAFAMDTFDRTTLKPLIGSGPYTIAQVQPGQRVVFKRNPDYWGKDVPAKRGFDNYDQITIEYFLNANAKLEAFKKGLCAIDDDGDPVKRERDLDFPAFHKGEVVSETFDTGIPPVVTGFLFNTRLPKFSNPVVRRALGMLYDFEWANKNLFGGKYARTMSYWQNSELSALGHPADDREKALLAPYPGRVPSDVMDGTWKPPVTDGSGQDRKVLKTAFDLLKSIGYHLQGGTMLDPDGKPFGFEIMTSSQDEERLAGIYQRTLEKIGINVSIRSLDGDQIQSRKQRFDFEVLVGSSGFNNSLSPGIEQIGRWSSNAAKTEGSFNLAGVADPAIDAAIEAMLRARSKEDYVAAVRVLDRLLISGNYMVPMQYNTQQWLAYWNYLEHPKKTPIFGYQLPTWWRKPN from the coding sequence ATGGGCCGCGTTCTTGTTTGGCTGATCACCGCGATATCGTTTCTCACCCTGCCGCAGCCAGCGCTTTCGGCGCCAAAATACGCTATTGCGATGCAGGGCGAACCGGCCCTGCCGCCGGACTACACCCATTTCAGCTACGTCAATCCCGACGCGCCGAAGGGTGGCAGCATCACCTATTGCGTCGTCGGCAGCTTCGACAACCTCAACCCTTTCATCCTGAAGAGCCTGCGCACGACGGCGCGCGGCATGATGGACACGATCTTCGGCAATCTGGTCTTCGAGCCGCTGATGCAGCGCAGTGCGGACGAGGCTTTTACCCTTTATGGGCTGCTGGCGGACAGCGCCGACATGGACCCGGAGCGCAAGAGCATTGAATTCCATCTCAACCCGAAGGCCAAATGGTCCGACGGGCAGCCGGTGACACCCGAAGACGTGCTGTTCACCTATGATGCCTACACGCAGAAAGGCCGTCCGCCCTACAGCGACCGCATGGCCAGGATCGCCAAGCTGGAAAAGACCGGCGACCACAGCGTGCGCTTCACCTTCAACGACAAGGCCGATCGCGAGTTTCCACTGATCATCGCGCTGACGCCGATCATTCCCAGGCACGCCTTCGCCATGGACACGTTCGACAGGACGACGTTGAAGCCGTTGATCGGCAGCGGTCCCTACACGATCGCGCAGGTGCAGCCCGGCCAGCGCGTCGTCTTCAAGCGCAATCCCGACTACTGGGGCAAGGACGTTCCCGCCAAGCGCGGTTTCGACAATTACGACCAGATCACCATCGAATATTTCCTCAACGCCAACGCCAAGCTCGAAGCGTTCAAGAAAGGCCTTTGCGCCATCGACGATGACGGCGATCCGGTCAAGCGCGAGCGCGATCTCGACTTCCCCGCCTTCCACAAGGGCGAGGTGGTCTCTGAAACCTTCGACACCGGCATTCCGCCTGTGGTGACCGGCTTCTTGTTCAACACCAGGCTGCCAAAGTTCTCCAATCCGGTGGTTCGGCGCGCGCTCGGCATGCTTTACGATTTCGAATGGGCCAACAAGAACCTGTTCGGCGGCAAATACGCGCGCACGATGAGCTATTGGCAGAACTCCGAGCTTTCCGCGCTCGGCCATCCGGCCGACGACAGGGAAAAGGCGCTGCTGGCGCCCTACCCCGGCCGTGTGCCGTCCGACGTGATGGACGGCACCTGGAAACCGCCGGTGACCGATGGTTCGGGCCAGGACCGCAAGGTGTTGAAGACGGCTTTCGATCTCCTGAAAAGCATCGGATACCACCTGCAGGGCGGCACGATGCTCGATCCCGACGGCAAGCCATTCGGTTTCGAGATCATGACCTCTTCGCAAGACGAGGAGCGCCTGGCCGGTATCTACCAGCGCACATTGGAGAAGATCGGCATCAACGTCAGCATCCGCAGCCTTGACGGCGACCAGATCCAGTCGCGCAAGCAGCGTTTCGATTTCGAGGTGCTGGTCGGCTCGAGCGGCTTCAACAATTCGCTCTCCCCAGGCATCGAGCAGATCGGGCGTTGGTCGTCCAACGCCGCCAAGACCGAAGGATCGTTCAATCTCGCCGGCGTCGCCGACCCGGCGATCGATGCCGCGATCGAGGCAATGCTGCGGGCTCGCTCGAAGGAAGATTATGTCGCCGCGGTCCGTGTCCTCGATCGGCTGCTGATCTCGGGCAACTACATGGTGCCGATGCAGTACAACACGCAGCAATGGCTTGCTTACTGGAATTATCTGGAACATCCGAAGAAGACGCCCATATTCGGTTATCAACTGCCAACATGGTGGCGCAAGCCGAACTGA
- a CDS encoding invasion associated locus B family protein yields the protein MTSLNSNAYRLSVMAAGVVGFLGAGLPAASAQQQPQIPQGWFKACTKQEDVDICNVQNIVTAGNGQLVTGVSLIELKGKVNRKVFQVTVPTGRLVPPGIGLQIDTGKAQKLDYVICFPDRCVAEVPLTDQLVASFKKGQGITLTSINFQNQANPIKIALQGFSGAYDGPPLQQSDIEDRQKKLQDFVAKNNQDFAKKLKDEQDKAKTAN from the coding sequence ATGACGAGCCTGAACAGCAATGCGTACCGCCTTTCGGTCATGGCCGCGGGCGTGGTCGGCTTTCTGGGTGCAGGGCTTCCCGCTGCTTCCGCACAGCAGCAGCCGCAGATTCCACAGGGCTGGTTCAAGGCCTGCACCAAGCAGGAAGACGTCGACATCTGCAACGTCCAGAATATCGTCACCGCGGGCAATGGCCAGCTCGTCACCGGTGTCAGCCTGATCGAGCTCAAGGGCAAGGTGAACCGCAAGGTGTTCCAGGTGACGGTCCCGACGGGCCGCCTCGTGCCTCCCGGCATCGGCCTGCAGATCGACACCGGCAAAGCGCAGAAGCTCGACTATGTCATCTGCTTCCCGGACCGTTGCGTGGCCGAAGTGCCGCTGACCGACCAGCTTGTCGCCTCGTTCAAGAAGGGCCAGGGGATCACGCTGACCTCGATCAATTTCCAGAACCAGGCCAACCCGATCAAGATCGCACTGCAGGGCTTCAGCGGCGCCTATGACGGCCCGCCGCTGCAGCAGTCGGACATCGAGGACCGGCAGAAGAAGCTGCAGGACTTCGTCGCCAAGAACAACCAGGACTTCGCCAAGAAGCTCAAGGACGAACAGGACAAGGCGAAGACCGCCAACTGA
- the hspQ gene encoding heat shock protein HspQ encodes MKTAKFAIGQVVRHRLFPFRGIIFDVDPQFANTDEWYEAIPADVRPSKDQPFYHLLAENSETEYIAYVSEQNLLADQSGEPVRHPQIKEMFDKRPDGRYEPKRQSRH; translated from the coding sequence ATGAAAACGGCCAAATTCGCGATCGGACAGGTGGTTCGCCACCGGTTGTTTCCGTTTCGTGGCATCATTTTCGACGTCGATCCACAATTCGCCAACACCGACGAATGGTACGAGGCCATCCCCGCGGACGTGCGGCCAAGCAAGGATCAGCCATTCTACCATCTGCTCGCCGAGAATTCGGAAACCGAATACATCGCTTACGTATCCGAGCAGAATCTGCTGGCGGATCAATCGGGCGAGCCGGTTCGTCATCCGCAGATCAAGGAGATGTTCGACAAGAGGCCGGATGGACGCTACGAGCCGAAACGGCAGTCCAGGCACTGA